The proteins below come from a single Parageobacillus toebii NBRC 107807 genomic window:
- a CDS encoding sodium:solute symporter family protein translates to MNAALVIIFAFLLLSLYLGVQARKGKDMNLEQWTVGGRGFGTIFVFLLLAGEIYTTFTFLGGSGWAYGKGGPTFYIIAYGCLAYVLSYWMLPKVWKYAKEHQLMSQSDFFVSKYNSPLLGVLVSLVGVVALIPYLVLQLKGLGIIVSQASYGTISPTAAIWIGVLSVTVYVMISGIHGSAWTAVVKDIMILVVAVFLGLYLPFHYYGGIQPMFEAIEQAKPGFLVLPDKGMSVSWFISTVLLTVLGFYMWPHTFGSIYSAKSANVFRKNAMILPLYQLVLLFVFFVGFAAILQIPHLEGSDADLALLRLSIQTFDPWVVGLIGAAGLLTAMVPGSMILITASTLLAKNVYKVFSPSATDDQVTKLAKYLVPVIALVSLYFTFRGGNTIVALLLMGYSLVTQLFPSFVLSLMKNNFVTKQGAFAGIIAGVATVAYITLSGSSIGTLFPSLPQVVQDLNVGIIALIVNIVVTVVVSWIPTRSVSVDTEKSVM, encoded by the coding sequence ATGAATGCGGCATTGGTGATTATTTTCGCTTTCCTGTTGCTTTCCCTCTATTTAGGGGTGCAAGCGCGCAAAGGAAAAGATATGAACTTGGAACAGTGGACGGTCGGCGGCCGCGGGTTTGGCACGATCTTTGTCTTTCTCCTCCTGGCCGGCGAAATTTATACGACATTTACCTTTTTAGGCGGAAGCGGTTGGGCTTACGGCAAAGGGGGGCCGACGTTTTACATTATCGCGTACGGCTGCTTGGCGTATGTGCTGTCATATTGGATGCTTCCAAAAGTATGGAAATATGCGAAAGAGCATCAGCTGATGTCCCAATCTGACTTTTTTGTTAGCAAATACAACAGTCCGCTGTTAGGGGTGCTCGTTTCCCTAGTCGGGGTGGTCGCGCTTATTCCGTATTTGGTGCTGCAGCTAAAAGGATTGGGTATTATCGTTTCTCAAGCTTCATACGGCACGATTTCGCCGACGGCGGCGATATGGATCGGCGTTCTTTCCGTTACAGTGTACGTGATGATTTCGGGCATCCACGGCTCGGCGTGGACAGCGGTAGTGAAAGATATTATGATTTTAGTTGTCGCGGTCTTTTTAGGTCTTTATCTTCCATTCCATTATTACGGCGGAATTCAGCCGATGTTTGAAGCAATTGAACAAGCAAAACCAGGGTTTCTCGTATTGCCGGACAAAGGCATGAGCGTGTCTTGGTTTATTTCCACCGTGCTGTTAACGGTGCTTGGTTTTTATATGTGGCCGCATACGTTCGGTTCGATTTATTCGGCGAAAAGCGCCAACGTTTTTCGGAAAAATGCGATGATTTTGCCTCTTTATCAGTTAGTGCTGCTGTTTGTCTTTTTTGTCGGCTTTGCAGCGATTTTGCAAATTCCGCATTTAGAAGGCTCCGATGCTGATCTGGCTTTATTGCGGTTGTCCATTCAAACGTTTGACCCTTGGGTCGTCGGGCTGATCGGTGCAGCGGGGCTGTTGACGGCAATGGTTCCGGGTTCGATGATTTTAATAACAGCATCGACGTTGCTTGCGAAAAACGTCTATAAAGTGTTTTCTCCTTCCGCTACCGACGATCAGGTCACGAAACTAGCGAAATATCTCGTCCCTGTCATTGCGTTAGTTTCGTTATATTTCACGTTCCGCGGCGGAAATACGATCGTTGCACTGCTTCTTATGGGATATAGCCTCGTGACGCAGTTGTTCCCATCGTTTGTGCTCAGCCTGATGAAAAACAATTTTGTGACGAAACAAGGAGCGTTTGCCGGTATTATCGCTGGTGTTGCGACAGTTGCCTATATTACATTATCGGGCAGCAGCATCGGCACGTTGTTCCCTTCTCTGCCGCAGGTCGTGCAAGATCTGAATGTCGGAATTATCGCATTGATTGTGAATATCGTTGTCACGGTGGTCGTAAGCTGGATTCCGACCCGATCTGTCAGCGTCGACACAGAAAAAAGCGTGATGTAG
- a CDS encoding DUF3800 domain-containing protein, with the protein MEQPFSVLDMMVFFDESGNNQVKPHLMAGLAIPTKYYNNENIQQLNEKIKATKIHWTEYSGDSKERNTIWRIINTVMEHHYLLKMNVISYNQSKIEESSRKIKHVIDDIADQTIFMKFPERIVYGLLRRYGAYVHINTKIYIEDNTKYHNKKYDLRTQLCCMICSAFVYCTGIYVYFLYEWMVRYSVD; encoded by the coding sequence ATGGAACAACCATTTAGCGTTCTGGATATGATGGTATTCTTTGACGAAAGCGGAAACAATCAGGTTAAGCCGCATCTAATGGCTGGTTTAGCAATTCCGACTAAATACTATAACAACGAAAATATTCAACAACTGAATGAAAAAATCAAGGCCACAAAAATCCATTGGACAGAATATAGTGGTGACAGTAAAGAAAGAAATACCATTTGGAGAATAATTAATACCGTTATGGAACACCATTACTTGCTGAAAATGAATGTAATTTCTTATAATCAATCAAAAATTGAGGAATCTTCCAGAAAAATAAAACATGTAATAGACGATATAGCGGATCAAACGATTTTTATGAAGTTTCCAGAACGAATTGTTTACGGTTTATTAAGAAGATATGGTGCTTATGTACACATAAATACGAAAATATATATTGAGGATAACACTAAGTATCATAACAAAAAATATGACCTCAGAACTCAGCTGTGTTGTATGATATGCTCCGCGTTTGTCTATTGTACTGGGATATATGTCTATTTTTTATATGAATGGATGGTGCGTTATTCGGTTGATTAA
- a CDS encoding DDE transposase family protein, protein MKSDKNAPYSRRSGKGNIVSIQTAVDQQLTECMHDLLWYATEEYADELLKTIGDPREWEQHGEIGEAISFFIANWTIFCVPVTPRGETIIERYVKWRGSLWRPSTRSILASWIGAAPSFDIVVELQGERRFVVQDVLTLEKRVVRIFDSEPLPQVQIGDLLMGIIVPAGEEYTYFTAFFSFPNMIAHEIACSLKEDWEAYGPEDARVFLRTSFPSAWMTAVRMLVSFIADPFEWEHPNYAAVVYELEKKMPQSMNLNMAKAIWHEYCDTCQPVIRSVPLHAAALHYFVCRILRGEAVTQTDLAHLYGVSASSISKKVNEMMDYMTDHLLSEDFEEDDDFIEEWDDDEYWDEEEPYPVSELVESMLDKLVKTGYIFGKEQNRQELNQLVNEAVREFFEVEENKIYDRKEIRAIAEKVIADLLD, encoded by the coding sequence ATGAAATCGGATAAAAACGCCCCATATTCTCGCAGAAGTGGGAAGGGGAACATTGTTTCCATACAAACCGCAGTGGATCAACAATTAACGGAATGCATGCATGATTTATTATGGTATGCGACCGAAGAATATGCGGATGAGTTGTTAAAAACCATCGGCGATCCAAGAGAATGGGAACAACATGGGGAAATCGGAGAGGCGATTAGTTTTTTTATAGCAAATTGGACTATTTTTTGCGTTCCAGTGACGCCGCGGGGCGAAACGATCATTGAGCGATATGTAAAGTGGAGAGGTTCGTTATGGCGGCCTTCCACTCGCTCCATTCTTGCGTCATGGATTGGAGCGGCGCCGTCTTTTGATATAGTGGTAGAGCTTCAAGGAGAACGGCGTTTCGTCGTTCAAGATGTGTTGACATTGGAAAAACGAGTAGTGCGCATTTTTGACAGTGAGCCATTGCCGCAAGTGCAAATAGGAGATTTGCTAATGGGGATTATAGTGCCTGCCGGAGAGGAATACACGTATTTTACTGCATTTTTTTCATTTCCAAATATGATCGCCCATGAAATTGCATGTTCGCTAAAAGAGGATTGGGAAGCATACGGACCGGAAGATGCGCGTGTATTTTTGCGGACATCCTTTCCAAGCGCGTGGATGACGGCCGTTCGTATGCTCGTGTCATTCATAGCCGATCCGTTCGAATGGGAACATCCGAATTACGCAGCGGTGGTTTATGAATTAGAAAAGAAAATGCCGCAAAGTATGAATTTGAATATGGCAAAAGCGATTTGGCATGAATATTGTGATACCTGCCAACCTGTTATTCGCAGCGTTCCTTTGCATGCGGCTGCTTTGCATTATTTTGTTTGTCGGATTTTGCGCGGCGAGGCAGTAACACAGACGGATTTGGCGCATCTTTATGGCGTTTCCGCAAGCAGTATTTCCAAGAAAGTGAATGAGATGATGGATTATATGACAGATCATCTCCTATCGGAAGATTTCGAAGAGGACGATGATTTCATCGAGGAATGGGATGATGACGAGTATTGGGATGAGGAAGAGCCATACCCTGTTAGCGAACTTGTGGAGTCGATGCTCGATAAACTTGTAAAAACAGGATATATATTTGGAAAAGAACAGAATCGGCAGGAGTTAAATCAGCTTGTTAATGAAGCGGTACGTGAGTTTTTCGAAGTGGAGGAAAATAAAATATACGATCGCAAAGAAATTCGCGCCATCGCCGAAAAGGTCATCGCTGATTTACTGGACTGA
- a CDS encoding M20 family metallopeptidase, translating to MANTEIKQLVDEIKEEVIAWRRHLHANPELSFHEEKTAQFVYETLQSFGNLQISRPTKTSVMARLIGDGPGKVVAIRADMDALPIQEENTFEFASKNPGVMHACGHDGHTAMLLGTAKILSRLRHQIKGEVRFLFQHAEEIYPGGAEEMVQAGVMDGVDVVIGTHLWSPLEIGKIGIVYGPMMASPDRFFIRIHGKGGHAALPHQTIDSIAIGAQVVTNLQHIVSRNTDPLEPLVVSVTQFIGGTTHNVIPGSVEIQGTVRSFDKTLRQNVPKLMERIIKGITEAHGATYEFKYEFGYRPVINDEKVTRVIEETVREVFGEESVDHIKPNMGGEDFSAFQQKAPGSFFYVGAGNKEKGIVYPHHHPRFTIDEDALEIGVRLFVHAAFKLLAEAP from the coding sequence ATGGCAAACACGGAAATTAAACAGCTTGTCGATGAAATCAAAGAAGAAGTCATCGCATGGAGGCGGCATTTGCATGCAAATCCGGAGCTGTCGTTTCACGAAGAAAAAACGGCGCAATTTGTTTATGAAACATTGCAATCGTTTGGGAATTTGCAGATTTCGCGCCCGACAAAAACGAGTGTTATGGCGCGGTTAATCGGGGACGGTCCGGGCAAAGTGGTGGCCATTCGCGCGGATATGGACGCATTGCCGATTCAAGAGGAAAATACGTTTGAGTTTGCTTCAAAAAATCCAGGCGTGATGCATGCGTGTGGGCATGATGGACATACGGCGATGCTTTTGGGAACGGCGAAAATTCTTTCGCGGCTTCGTCATCAAATCAAAGGAGAAGTCCGCTTTCTTTTCCAACATGCCGAAGAGATATATCCAGGCGGTGCAGAGGAAATGGTGCAGGCCGGCGTGATGGATGGGGTGGATGTCGTCATTGGCACCCATCTTTGGTCCCCATTAGAAATTGGCAAGATTGGCATTGTGTATGGTCCGATGATGGCTTCCCCAGATCGCTTTTTCATTCGTATTCATGGGAAAGGCGGGCATGCTGCTTTGCCGCACCAAACGATTGATTCGATTGCCATCGGCGCGCAAGTGGTGACGAACTTGCAGCATATCGTATCGCGCAACACAGATCCGCTTGAGCCTCTCGTCGTATCGGTGACGCAATTTATTGGCGGAACGACGCACAACGTGATTCCAGGAAGCGTCGAAATTCAAGGAACGGTGCGCAGTTTTGATAAAACGCTTCGTCAAAATGTGCCAAAATTAATGGAACGGATCATCAAAGGCATTACCGAGGCACACGGCGCAACATACGAATTTAAATATGAATTCGGCTATCGTCCGGTTATTAATGACGAAAAAGTGACCCGTGTCATTGAGGAAACGGTGCGGGAAGTATTTGGCGAAGAATCGGTTGATCATATAAAGCCAAATATGGGCGGAGAAGACTTTTCGGCATTCCAGCAAAAAGCACCAGGAAGCTTCTTCTATGTCGGCGCTGGAAATAAAGAAAAAGGCATTGTATATCCGCATCACCATCCGCGCTTTACCATTGATGAAGATGCGTTAGAAATCGGCGTTCGCTTGTTTGTCCATGCGGCGTTTAAACTGTTGGCGGAAGCCCCGTAA
- a CDS encoding N-acetylmuramoyl-L-alanine amidase, producing MNRLRMRSFVFFICMTVILAALPTSQAMAAKQTAVVTAKQVNVRQGPGTLYHVVMKVDQGETYRVVREKAGWVQLEIKQNQTGWVAQQYIAYVRKQAMATEDRLRVRTVPSLNGKVVGYLSQGQAVEVIKKENDWEKVVTPSFIGWVSSTYLASNDDKKTSMRQTGWVTADSLNVRARPSLQAERVEKVTYGQQVQIMFKQGQWYQIATENGKIGWVSSEYIAAVSPTASQWVKVLYNDVNIRSAPSLDGNIKATARYGERYRVLGKIGNWYEIEIVGQGSGYIAGWLVSASADGKSEPKTLKGKTIVIDAGHGGKDSGAISHTGVMEKTLTLRTAQLLKEKLQAQGANVVMTRSSDRHVSLPERVQTAYRYHADAFISIHYDSAKNQHAKGMTVYYYDMFSDYLLALSLEHPFSRMTSIPFRGVSFGDYYVIRENELPSVLVELGYLSNPTEASIIATDRYQQEVTSAISTGLRNYFE from the coding sequence TTGAATAGGCTGCGGATGAGATCGTTCGTATTTTTTATATGCATGACGGTGATTCTCGCCGCGCTGCCGACGTCTCAGGCGATGGCGGCAAAACAAACGGCAGTGGTGACGGCGAAGCAGGTAAATGTGCGGCAAGGGCCGGGAACGCTTTATCACGTTGTGATGAAGGTCGATCAAGGGGAAACGTATCGAGTCGTTCGTGAAAAGGCAGGCTGGGTGCAGTTAGAAATAAAGCAAAATCAGACCGGATGGGTCGCCCAACAATACATCGCCTATGTCCGCAAACAGGCGATGGCAACAGAGGATAGACTGCGAGTACGGACCGTCCCGAGCTTGAACGGCAAGGTCGTTGGCTATCTTTCTCAAGGACAAGCCGTTGAGGTGATAAAGAAGGAAAACGATTGGGAGAAAGTGGTGACTCCTTCGTTTATTGGCTGGGTTTCTTCCACTTATCTTGCTTCGAATGATGATAAGAAAACATCGATGAGGCAAACAGGATGGGTAACGGCGGATTCATTGAACGTAAGGGCAAGACCGTCGCTGCAGGCAGAACGTGTGGAAAAAGTTACATACGGCCAACAAGTGCAAATTATGTTCAAACAAGGACAATGGTATCAAATTGCCACAGAGAATGGAAAGATTGGCTGGGTGTCCAGTGAGTATATTGCCGCTGTTTCTCCAACGGCTTCGCAATGGGTGAAGGTATTGTATAATGATGTGAATATTCGTTCGGCTCCTTCGCTCGATGGAAACATTAAGGCAACGGCGCGATATGGCGAGCGTTACCGCGTGCTAGGGAAGATCGGCAATTGGTATGAAATTGAGATTGTAGGACAAGGAAGCGGTTATATTGCCGGCTGGCTTGTTTCTGCCAGTGCCGATGGCAAATCGGAGCCAAAAACATTAAAAGGAAAGACGATTGTGATCGATGCTGGGCATGGCGGAAAAGATAGCGGCGCCATTAGCCATACAGGGGTCATGGAAAAAACGCTGACATTGCGGACAGCGCAGCTTCTGAAAGAAAAGCTGCAAGCGCAAGGGGCAAATGTGGTCATGACGCGTTCGAGCGACCGTCACGTTTCATTGCCTGAGCGCGTGCAAACGGCGTATCGCTATCACGCCGATGCGTTTATTAGCATTCATTATGATAGTGCAAAAAATCAACATGCCAAAGGAATGACCGTCTATTACTATGATATGTTTTCCGACTATTTGCTTGCCTTGTCGTTGGAACACCCGTTTTCCCGCATGACGTCGATTCCGTTTCGCGGGGTGAGCTTCGGAGATTATTATGTAATTCGCGAAAACGAGCTTCCGTCCGTGCTAGTAGAATTAGGATATTTGAGCAATCCGACGGAAGCGAGCATCATTGCGACAGATCGTTACCAGCAGGAAGTGACAAGCGCGATTTCCACTGGGCTTCGCAATTATTTTGAATAA
- a CDS encoding DUF3311 domain-containing protein, producing MKGIRWLMVLPFLGILGGIPFANKVTPYVLGMPFILFWLVAWVILTSAIMAIVYRFDPEVREEEHT from the coding sequence ATGAAAGGAATTCGCTGGCTGATGGTGCTTCCGTTTCTTGGCATACTTGGCGGCATCCCGTTTGCCAATAAAGTGACTCCATACGTGCTTGGCATGCCGTTTATTCTCTTTTGGCTTGTCGCTTGGGTGATTCTCACTTCCGCCATCATGGCGATTGTCTACCGCTTTGATCCGGAAGTGCGGGAGGAGGAGCATACATGA
- a CDS encoding UDP-glucose dehydrogenase family protein: MDIAVAGVGYVGLVTAACLAEKGHKVACVDVDVEKVALLQRGKSPIYEPGLEELIRKNRERLLFTADYAAACRRADVIIIAVGTPEEPDGSVNLQYVWEAAKQIAQTVEKDCVVAVKSTVPVGTSDQVERWIYEHRKHPVHIEVVANPEFLSQGTAIKDTLHASRIVLGVESPHAEKVMKEVYDPFYLPYVVTDRKSAEMVKYASNVFLALKISYINEIANLCEMVGANIEDVAEGMGMDPRIGSRFLRAGIGYGGSCFPKDTKALRWLADGCDYELKTVQAAMEVNESQKVKLIEKARTYVSHFRGLEVAVLGLTFKPGTDDIREAPSLANIAVLLEEGANVRVWDPVGMENAKRVFPKEITYCSTIEEAVANADICFIFTEWPEIRQFDVRQYANLMKTPLVLDGRNCYSLASAREAGIIYESIGRKRVCPAEDHLPSEHIPVK; the protein is encoded by the coding sequence ATGGATATTGCCGTAGCGGGTGTAGGATATGTAGGACTAGTCACGGCCGCGTGTCTGGCGGAAAAGGGACATAAGGTGGCGTGCGTGGATGTCGATGTGGAAAAAGTGGCATTGCTTCAGCGAGGGAAATCTCCGATCTATGAACCTGGGTTGGAGGAGTTAATAAGAAAAAATCGCGAGCGGTTGTTGTTTACGGCTGACTATGCGGCGGCGTGCCGGCGGGCAGATGTGATCATCATCGCTGTTGGCACCCCGGAAGAGCCGGATGGATCCGTGAATTTGCAATATGTATGGGAAGCGGCAAAGCAGATTGCGCAGACGGTGGAAAAAGACTGTGTAGTGGCGGTGAAATCTACCGTTCCCGTTGGGACAAGCGATCAAGTGGAACGTTGGATATATGAACACCGGAAGCACCCCGTTCATATTGAGGTTGTGGCGAATCCCGAGTTTTTATCACAAGGGACAGCAATCAAGGATACGCTGCATGCGTCAAGAATTGTGTTAGGGGTAGAATCGCCGCATGCGGAGAAGGTCATGAAAGAAGTGTATGACCCGTTTTATCTTCCTTATGTCGTGACAGATCGAAAAAGTGCGGAAATGGTGAAATACGCATCCAATGTTTTTCTCGCCTTGAAAATATCCTATATTAATGAAATCGCGAATTTATGCGAAATGGTTGGCGCCAATATCGAAGACGTGGCGGAAGGAATGGGAATGGATCCGCGGATCGGGAGCCGTTTTTTGCGCGCCGGCATCGGTTATGGCGGGTCGTGTTTTCCGAAAGACACGAAAGCGCTGCGTTGGCTTGCCGATGGTTGCGATTATGAACTGAAAACGGTGCAAGCCGCAATGGAAGTGAATGAAAGTCAAAAAGTGAAATTGATCGAAAAGGCAAGAACGTACGTGAGCCATTTTCGCGGGCTGGAGGTGGCGGTGTTAGGTCTTACGTTTAAGCCGGGAACGGACGATATAAGGGAGGCCCCTTCCCTTGCTAATATCGCGGTATTATTGGAAGAAGGCGCAAATGTAAGGGTGTGGGACCCTGTTGGGATGGAAAACGCAAAGCGCGTATTTCCAAAGGAAATCACCTATTGTTCGACGATCGAAGAGGCGGTTGCGAACGCCGATATTTGTTTTATTTTTACGGAGTGGCCGGAGATCCGGCAATTTGACGTCCGTCAATATGCGAATTTAATGAAAACGCCGCTTGTGTTGGATGGGCGGAATTGTTACAGTCTAGCGAGTGCGCGCGAGGCAGGAATCATTTACGAATCGATCGGCCGAAAACGGGTGTGTCCGGCAGAGGACCACTTGCCGTCTGAACATATCCCCGTCAAGTAG
- a CDS encoding MTP-1 family protein, whose translation MLLKKASVKTCEMLLKEFEQGPKPFSPEKLVFTGVGERDVYNISAPFEDEGEFVIAGRVEPRDSEHSEVYFFVNRGEEWVPKEGAPVFTLQDPFVSRIRGELIFGGVQTFPHPSIEGTLGWRTIFYKGKNISSLKEFAKGPDGMKDIRLIELKDGSVGVFTRPQGEKGGRGKIGFTRIDSLDELTVEIMEEAPLLDNQFVDDEWGGVNELHLLSNGLVGVLGHIARFGEDGKRHYYPMVFVLNPDTMELSDIELIATRSHFLEGPAKRPDLVDVVFSGGLIRKEDGTADFYAGISDAEAQKITVIDPFVKYERLGDGREHFAKTRFA comes from the coding sequence ATGCTGTTGAAGAAGGCCAGCGTCAAAACATGTGAGATGTTATTAAAAGAGTTTGAGCAAGGGCCGAAGCCGTTTAGTCCGGAGAAGTTAGTTTTTACAGGAGTGGGAGAACGGGATGTATATAATATCTCGGCACCGTTTGAAGACGAAGGAGAATTTGTTATCGCTGGTCGAGTAGAGCCAAGAGATAGTGAGCATTCGGAAGTGTATTTCTTTGTGAACCGTGGAGAAGAATGGGTGCCAAAGGAAGGAGCGCCAGTATTCACGCTCCAAGACCCGTTTGTTTCGAGAATTCGCGGGGAATTGATCTTCGGTGGAGTACAAACTTTTCCACATCCATCCATAGAAGGCACCTTAGGTTGGAGAACGATTTTTTACAAAGGGAAGAATATCTCTAGTTTAAAAGAATTTGCAAAAGGCCCAGATGGGATGAAAGATATTCGATTGATTGAGTTAAAAGATGGATCAGTTGGTGTGTTTACACGTCCGCAAGGGGAAAAAGGCGGACGAGGGAAAATAGGTTTTACACGAATCGATTCATTAGATGAGTTGACAGTGGAGATCATGGAAGAGGCTCCTCTTTTGGATAATCAGTTCGTAGATGACGAATGGGGAGGAGTCAATGAACTTCACTTGCTTTCGAATGGACTTGTTGGTGTTCTTGGGCATATTGCTCGTTTCGGTGAAGATGGCAAACGCCACTATTATCCGATGGTATTTGTGTTGAATCCGGATACAATGGAGCTTTCCGATATCGAATTAATTGCGACAAGATCACATTTTTTGGAAGGTCCTGCGAAACGCCCAGACCTCGTTGATGTGGTATTTAGCGGCGGGTTAATTCGGAAGGAGGATGGCACTGCAGATTTTTACGCGGGAATTAGCGACGCGGAAGCACAAAAAATTACTGTCATCGATCCATTTGTGAAATACGAAAGACTAGGAGATGGCCGTGAACATTTTGCCAAAACTAGGTTCGCCTAG
- a CDS encoding Zn-dependent hydrolase, whose translation MINENRLWNRIMELGEIGKQPSGGVTRLSFTKEERAAKEKVASYMKEAGLTVYEDAVGNLIGRKEGKEKDAPVVLVGSHIDSVYNGGMFDGPLGVLSAVEVLQTMNERGVETKHPIEVVTFTDEEGARFSFGMIGSRGMAGTLSEEELVHQDKNGVSIAEAMKEAGLNPSEIGKAARRKGSVKAYVELHIEQGRVLEEANLSVGIVTGIAGLVWVKFTVEGKAEHAGATPMPIRRDPLVAAAQMIQMIEQEAKKTGTTVGTVGQMKVFPGGINIIPAKVEFSLDLRDIDATVRDHVLQSIIEQAQKIGKERNVLVNVELLQEMPPVLCSELVQNAAKEACGQLGLDIFSLPSGASHDGVQLARLCPIGMIFVRSKDGVSHNPEEWSSKEDCAAGANVLYHTVLRLAMGE comes from the coding sequence ATGATTAATGAAAACCGGCTTTGGAATCGGATCATGGAATTAGGCGAGATTGGAAAACAGCCATCAGGCGGGGTTACTCGTTTATCGTTTACAAAAGAGGAACGTGCCGCAAAGGAGAAGGTCGCTTCGTATATGAAGGAAGCGGGGCTTACTGTGTATGAGGATGCGGTCGGAAATTTGATTGGACGTAAAGAAGGAAAGGAAAAAGATGCGCCTGTCGTACTGGTCGGTTCGCACATTGACTCCGTCTATAACGGAGGAATGTTTGACGGTCCGCTCGGAGTGCTTTCAGCGGTGGAAGTGTTACAAACGATGAACGAACGAGGGGTGGAAACGAAGCATCCGATTGAAGTCGTTACCTTTACCGATGAAGAAGGAGCACGCTTTAGTTTCGGAATGATCGGAAGCCGCGGAATGGCGGGAACGTTGTCGGAGGAAGAGTTAGTTCATCAAGACAAAAATGGGGTTTCGATTGCCGAAGCGATGAAAGAAGCAGGGCTTAACCCTAGTGAAATCGGCAAGGCAGCGCGCCGAAAAGGCTCGGTCAAAGCATATGTCGAGCTGCATATCGAACAAGGCCGTGTGTTGGAAGAAGCGAATCTTTCCGTCGGAATTGTCACAGGGATCGCTGGGCTTGTATGGGTCAAATTTACGGTAGAAGGAAAAGCGGAACATGCCGGGGCAACGCCAATGCCAATTCGCCGCGATCCGCTTGTTGCGGCGGCACAGATGATCCAAATGATCGAGCAAGAGGCGAAAAAGACAGGAACTACCGTGGGGACCGTTGGGCAAATGAAAGTATTCCCCGGAGGAATTAACATCATTCCAGCAAAAGTCGAATTTTCCTTGGATTTGCGGGATATTGACGCGACAGTGCGAGATCACGTATTACAATCGATTATCGAACAAGCGCAAAAGATTGGCAAAGAGCGAAACGTACTAGTTAACGTTGAGCTATTGCAGGAGATGCCTCCGGTATTATGTTCCGAACTTGTGCAAAACGCGGCGAAAGAGGCATGCGGGCAGCTTGGTTTGGATATTTTCTCCCTTCCGAGCGGTGCTTCCCATGACGGAGTACAGCTAGCTAGGCTTTGCCCGATTGGGATGATTTTTGTTCGCTCGAAAGATGGGGTTAGCCATAATCCAGAGGAATGGAGTTCGAAAGAGGATTGTGCGGCTGGGGCGAACGTATTGTACCATACCGTATTGCGTTTAGCGATGGGAGAATGA